The following proteins come from a genomic window of Natronosalvus vescus:
- a CDS encoding C45 family autoproteolytic acyltransferase/hydolase has translation MDDTAVDSSTHIEEIAGVEDFADQARRRAETEREAVEWAIDELERVIAEQGVDLEPMLEYAHRSRESLPDRHRRAYETMAEVFDVDRDVYDVYALAYAELCEELAEGTGRSEKNPMGCTNALVHPSTVASSQAVDTYSTTGPLVLKNRDIAGRGTRPKSIIEQPPIDDYYGFLAVDTCGTISIFNGVNDQGLVAANTYIDCEREDVDPEANLRNGTVIRTLLEECASVDEARAQLESYPTRRLSGQTLFLADATDAALLEVDPVTERITADDDPVVTRTNHFVHSPSTQSESSTERRTRALELLESMDRFDRDELWSLARDHANGPGDRSICRHPEPETDEPHAFGQLTTASTAIFEGGSPVVEVGMGNPCTAERTRCVFGEAIPADLRTGQRWLERLH, from the coding sequence ATGGACGATACAGCCGTCGACTCGAGCACCCACATCGAGGAGATCGCCGGCGTCGAGGACTTCGCCGACCAGGCTCGACGCCGCGCCGAGACCGAACGCGAGGCCGTCGAGTGGGCGATCGACGAACTCGAGCGGGTGATCGCCGAACAGGGCGTCGACCTCGAGCCGATGCTCGAGTACGCCCACCGAAGTCGGGAAAGTCTGCCCGACCGTCACAGACGGGCGTACGAGACGATGGCCGAGGTGTTCGACGTCGACCGCGACGTCTACGACGTGTACGCCCTCGCCTACGCGGAACTCTGTGAGGAGTTGGCCGAGGGTACTGGTCGCTCCGAGAAGAACCCGATGGGGTGTACGAACGCGCTCGTCCATCCGTCGACGGTCGCCTCGAGCCAGGCGGTCGACACATACTCCACTACCGGGCCGCTCGTCCTCAAGAACCGGGACATCGCAGGACGGGGCACACGCCCGAAGTCGATCATCGAGCAACCCCCGATCGACGACTACTACGGCTTTCTGGCGGTCGATACGTGTGGCACGATTTCGATCTTCAACGGGGTGAACGACCAGGGACTGGTCGCGGCCAACACCTACATCGATTGCGAGCGAGAGGATGTCGATCCGGAAGCCAACTTGCGAAACGGCACGGTCATCCGAACTCTCCTCGAGGAGTGTGCCTCCGTCGACGAGGCACGCGCACAGCTCGAGTCCTACCCGACGCGTCGGCTGAGCGGCCAGACGCTGTTTCTGGCGGATGCGACCGACGCCGCCTTGCTCGAGGTCGATCCCGTGACCGAGCGAATTACTGCCGACGACGATCCCGTCGTGACCCGCACGAACCACTTCGTGCACTCACCGTCGACCCAGTCCGAGAGTTCGACCGAGCGGCGCACGCGCGCACTCGAATTGCTCGAGTCGATGGATCGATTCGACCGCGACGAACTGTGGTCGCTCGCCCGGGATCACGCGAACGGCCCCGGCGACAGGTCGATCTGTCGCCATCCGGAACCCGAAACGGACGAGCCCCATGCATTTGGGCAGCTGACGACGGCGAGTACGGCGATCTTCGAGGGCGGCTCACCTGTGGTCGAGGTCGGGATGGGGAACCCGTGTACGGCCGAGCGGACACGGTGTGTGTTCGGGGAGGCGATTCCAGCCGATCTCCGAACGGGGCAGCGGTGGCTCGAGCGGCTTCACTGA